From Slackia heliotrinireducens DSM 20476:
CGGCCAGCAGCAGCGCGTTCTGCTGGCGCGCGCTCTGGCCTCTTACCCCAAGCTGCTGGTGCTGGACGAACCTACCACCGGCCTTGACCCCGAAGCCGCCGAATCCCTCTACCGCACCATCGACGAGCTGAGGGCAAGCGGCGTGGGCGTGCTTGCCGTAACCCACGATGTGGCCGCGGCGCTCCCCCACGCCACCCAGGTGCTGGAAGTGCGGGATAAGACAGCAAAGCTTCACCCCGCGTCAGCCTGGGTAACGCAAGGAGGTACCGTATGAGTTCGTTTGCCCAACTGGCGGAATACCTTAGCTACCCCTTCGTCGTGAACGCCATCATCGTGGGCGCGCTTGTGGCCCTGTGCTCGTCGCTTCTGGGAACGACCCTCGTGATGAAACGTCTCTCCTACATCGGTGACGGCCTGTCGCATGTGGCCTTCGGCGCTTACGCCGTTGCTGCGGTTGCGGGCACCACGCGGGAAATGCTGTTCATCGCGCCGGTAACCGTCATCGCCGCCGTCCTGCTGCTGCGGCGCGGCCAGTCTTCCAAAGTGAAAGGAGATGCGGCGATCGCCATGATGTCGGTTACCGCCGTCGCCGCAGGTTACCTGATCATGAACGTGTTCGGCACAAAATCCAACGTGTCCGGAGACGTGTGCTCGACGCTGTTCGGCTCCACTTCCATCCTCACGCTGACCGCCTTCGACGTGGGTGTGTGCGGCGTTATGTCCGTTGCCGTGGTGGGCGGTTTCGCACTGTTGTACAACCGTATTTTCGCGGTCACGTTCGACGAGGCGTTCTCCCAGGCCATCGGCCTGCCCGTAGCCCGATACAACCTGGCCGTCGCCATCATGATCGCCTTCGTCATCGTGGTGGGCATGAATCTGGTTGGCGCGCTTCTGCTTTCCGCCCTTGTGGTGTTTCCGGCGCTGTCCGCCATGCGGGTGTGCCGGACCTTCCGAAGCGTGACCGCTCTGGCCGCCGCCATCGGCGTGGTGTGCGCCCTTATCGGCATTCTGGCATCCATCCTGTTCAGCACGCCGGTCGGCTCCACCATCGTGCTGTTCGACGCCGTCGCCTTCACCCTTTTCTGCCTGGTCGGAAAGCTGTCCGGAAGCAAAGCCGTATAAAGCACGTAGCGCAATGCCGAGCCGACACCCCCTTTGCGCCTGCTCCGCTGAACGCACCGGCAGGCCGGTATGGCATAATGGGCTTGCCGCCGGTTGCAGCGCCCCAGCTTCATCCGGCATGTTCCTCATGCGTCGAAAGGACCGCCATGGCCGACGGATTGCAGCCGCAGCCCATCCCCCAGCAGCGCATCGTCGAGAAGCTTGACGAATACATGAGCCGCAACGACTACACAGGAGCCGAGCGGCATCTGCTGTACTGGCTGGAAGAGGCGCTGGCCTCAGGAGACCAGCGCGGCGAGCTTCTGGTCCGCAACGAGCTGGTCGGACACTTCCGCAAGACCGGGGACAAGGACTCCGCCCTCACCCACGGGCGCGAAGCCATCCGGCTCATTCACGACCTGGGCTTCGAAGACACCATCAGCGCAGGCACCACCTACACCAACGTGGGTACGGCCTGCAACGCCTTCGGCGAGAACGAACGGTCTTTGGAGCTGTTCCAAGCGGCCGCCGAAATCTACGAAGGCAACCAGGGCACCCGACCCGATCTCTTGGGCGGGCTGTACAACAACATGGCTCTGACCTGCGTCGCTCTGGGTCGCTTCGACGAAGCGGACGCTTTGTACGCCCGGGCGCTTTCCAGTATGGAACAAGTCGAGCACGGCGAGCTCGAGCAGGCGATCACATATCT
This genomic window contains:
- a CDS encoding metal ABC transporter permease produces the protein MSSFAQLAEYLSYPFVVNAIIVGALVALCSSLLGTTLVMKRLSYIGDGLSHVAFGAYAVAAVAGTTREMLFIAPVTVIAAVLLLRRGQSSKVKGDAAIAMMSVTAVAAGYLIMNVFGTKSNVSGDVCSTLFGSTSILTLTAFDVGVCGVMSVAVVGGFALLYNRIFAVTFDEAFSQAIGLPVARYNLAVAIMIAFVIVVGMNLVGALLLSALVVFPALSAMRVCRTFRSVTALAAAIGVVCALIGILASILFSTPVGSTIVLFDAVAFTLFCLVGKLSGSKAV
- a CDS encoding tetratricopeptide repeat protein; amino-acid sequence: MADGLQPQPIPQQRIVEKLDEYMSRNDYTGAERHLLYWLEEALASGDQRGELLVRNELVGHFRKTGDKDSALTHGREAIRLIHDLGFEDTISAGTTYTNVGTACNAFGENERSLELFQAAAEIYEGNQGTRPDLLGGLYNNMALTCVALGRFDEADALYARALSSMEQVEHGELEQAITYLNMADAVVARSQAESGSDEPMDADCEATVETLLDVALELLNTPSVPRDGYYAFVCEKCAPTFAHYGYFLVDGDLRQRAQDIYAKN